Proteins encoded by one window of Acidipropionibacterium virtanenii:
- a CDS encoding DEAD/DEAH box helicase — MDDSEWQFDVESELAPLKDFQRSTVDNAFNRLYDDADPVDSFLVADEVGLGKTLVARGVIARTADHILRAEGRSQARILYVCSNVQIARQNLPKLMMGPGAARAEQSATRLTLMPAAPSSQRLTFTAFTPGTSISFGDQLGQAGERVRLYLLLRSAGVIDEGLAGAREAWIDLLRGWSGFESFSEEVGRSAESRRWVGADERRLAEALRRDLDQGIEPGGGAGSTAPLTTSRLIGIAREFRDAHREVPPDLAARRTEAVVALRRRLAWLVAASFRPDLVVLDEFQRFKDLLPDPAADAADRAEAEFSRRLMAMMLGRQGGGDRRSRMLLLSATPYRMYSQGRDAQGDDHYDDFIATVRALADAREGTPPQHPHADSVKKGLADIRRAMRSRDLERARQARDRVQDELRRIMSRTERLAATPDRDGMLTTVDTPAGPLTTEDVKDYISLRTLARSVGSYDPLELWRSAPHTLAMMDDRTRYDLDQRLHRLLKPDERGEVDRHATREVAGALERAGHWVGAPSFDDTADSSDEDGFDESPLDMDSLTGLSRMRLDAGNPKMRTLMRDLWGDGRGSDGVPESWRMIWVPPSMPRHRLSGPYRGAERFSKRLVFSRWAVAPKSISILVSNRSQSLARDAARSLLGEGWQPLKYPLRPGLRKESGSLSKVWTWGMAYPSWALARLGDVTEYTRRTGQNLPVDPDEQRRDVAECLRSRLVELQKRYGDGHGTVDARWYGVAGVLLDRQAAAATGTAWVGPAQLGLVGSLPGSSKGIQAHLEALDDTEGLGAQPDDLADRLAEQALAAPGVCALRALAGVESGESRGRWAQALQTKAVRSGAFRIGWAMLRLFDRPEIQAAVWAGFQVDHGGRHAEEDPESRSQAYLGAVLDQCQAGDLDAVLPEYLHQIGESVGMLDAGREVDTVIRVVDEVVAALSIKTANQQLRPLTFQDGGVMEAEPEKMPCRFALRYGDVAATDQAENRSEVVRTAFNSPFWPFVLATTSAGQEGIDFHRYCRCVVHWNLPSNPVDLEQREGRVHRYKCLAVRQNVALTWGPDTRVWRSQDPWETVFRVAEEDIAASGRDDEMQPLWVWSPDASDAVRIERRVLPLPFSREQGQYRRLVRMLGSYRMAFGQPRQEELLAVLGPDAGDDVDLTRAAMIDLTPHGRQLSCGHRPAAVTCSAVTSPLTVRTRTVRGQDVYGVRAARPVR, encoded by the coding sequence ATGGACGATTCTGAATGGCAGTTCGACGTCGAGTCCGAACTCGCGCCCCTCAAGGATTTTCAACGCAGCACCGTCGACAACGCCTTCAACCGGCTGTACGACGACGCCGACCCGGTCGACTCTTTCCTGGTCGCTGACGAGGTGGGGCTGGGCAAGACCCTGGTGGCCCGCGGCGTCATCGCCCGTACCGCCGACCACATTCTGCGAGCCGAGGGCCGCTCCCAGGCTCGCATCCTCTACGTCTGCTCGAATGTCCAGATCGCCCGGCAGAACCTGCCCAAACTCATGATGGGCCCGGGAGCCGCCCGCGCCGAACAGTCGGCGACGCGCCTCACCCTGATGCCGGCCGCCCCATCCTCGCAGCGCCTCACCTTCACCGCCTTCACGCCGGGCACCTCCATCAGCTTCGGCGATCAGCTGGGGCAGGCCGGCGAACGAGTCCGCCTCTATCTGCTCCTGAGATCCGCCGGTGTCATCGATGAGGGCCTAGCGGGGGCGCGCGAGGCCTGGATCGACCTGTTGCGCGGATGGTCCGGTTTCGAGAGCTTCTCGGAAGAGGTCGGCCGGTCGGCGGAGAGCCGGCGGTGGGTCGGTGCGGATGAGCGGCGTCTTGCCGAGGCTCTGCGCCGCGATCTGGATCAGGGCATCGAGCCCGGGGGAGGCGCCGGATCCACGGCTCCCCTGACCACGTCGCGCCTCATCGGGATCGCCCGGGAGTTCCGGGACGCGCACCGCGAGGTTCCCCCGGATCTGGCGGCCCGGCGCACTGAGGCGGTCGTGGCTCTGCGACGTCGGCTGGCATGGCTCGTCGCGGCGTCATTCCGCCCGGACCTGGTGGTCCTCGACGAGTTCCAGCGGTTCAAGGACCTCCTGCCCGACCCTGCCGCGGATGCCGCGGACCGGGCCGAAGCCGAGTTCAGCAGGCGGTTGATGGCGATGATGCTCGGACGGCAGGGTGGAGGCGATCGCCGGTCGCGGATGCTGCTGCTGTCGGCCACGCCCTACCGGATGTACTCCCAGGGCCGCGATGCGCAGGGGGACGATCACTACGACGACTTCATCGCCACCGTCCGCGCCTTGGCCGATGCGCGGGAGGGGACGCCGCCCCAGCACCCTCATGCCGACTCGGTGAAGAAGGGCCTGGCAGATATCCGCCGTGCCATGCGGTCCCGCGACCTGGAGCGTGCCAGACAGGCGCGCGACCGGGTCCAGGACGAGCTGCGGCGGATCATGTCTCGCACCGAGAGGCTGGCCGCGACCCCCGACCGCGACGGGATGCTCACAACCGTGGACACCCCGGCCGGGCCTCTCACGACCGAGGACGTCAAGGATTACATCTCGCTGCGGACCCTCGCCCGCTCGGTCGGGTCCTACGATCCCCTGGAGCTGTGGCGCTCGGCTCCCCACACGCTGGCGATGATGGACGACCGGACTCGCTACGACCTGGACCAGCGCCTCCATCGCCTGCTGAAACCTGATGAGCGTGGCGAGGTGGACCGCCACGCGACCCGTGAGGTGGCCGGAGCGCTGGAGCGGGCAGGGCACTGGGTCGGTGCTCCATCCTTCGACGACACGGCCGACTCCTCGGACGAGGACGGGTTCGACGAGTCGCCACTGGACATGGACTCGCTCACCGGCCTGTCCCGGATGCGGCTGGATGCCGGCAATCCGAAGATGCGCACCCTGATGCGAGATCTGTGGGGTGATGGCCGCGGGTCCGACGGCGTCCCCGAGTCGTGGAGGATGATCTGGGTGCCTCCGTCGATGCCGCGTCACCGGTTGTCCGGGCCCTATCGGGGCGCGGAGCGCTTCTCAAAGCGTCTTGTGTTCTCCCGGTGGGCGGTGGCGCCGAAATCGATCTCGATCCTGGTGAGCAACCGCTCCCAGTCGCTGGCCCGCGACGCGGCGCGCAGTCTCCTGGGCGAAGGGTGGCAGCCGCTGAAGTACCCGCTGCGTCCGGGTCTCCGGAAGGAGTCCGGGTCGCTGTCGAAGGTGTGGACGTGGGGGATGGCATATCCCTCCTGGGCTCTGGCCCGGCTCGGCGACGTCACCGAGTACACGCGGCGGACCGGACAGAACCTTCCGGTCGATCCGGACGAGCAGCGGCGGGATGTGGCCGAGTGCCTCCGCTCTCGACTCGTCGAACTTCAGAAGCGTTACGGCGACGGTCACGGCACGGTCGACGCCCGGTGGTACGGCGTCGCAGGTGTCCTGCTCGACCGTCAGGCCGCCGCGGCGACGGGCACCGCATGGGTGGGGCCCGCACAGCTCGGTCTGGTCGGCAGCCTGCCGGGGAGTTCGAAAGGGATCCAGGCCCACCTTGAGGCCCTCGACGACACCGAGGGGCTCGGCGCTCAGCCCGACGATCTCGCCGACCGGCTCGCCGAGCAGGCGCTCGCCGCGCCGGGAGTGTGCGCCCTGAGAGCGCTCGCCGGGGTCGAGTCCGGGGAGTCGAGGGGTAGATGGGCGCAGGCGCTGCAGACGAAGGCGGTTCGAAGCGGTGCGTTCCGTATCGGCTGGGCGATGCTTCGGCTCTTCGATCGTCCCGAGATCCAGGCCGCCGTCTGGGCAGGCTTCCAGGTGGACCACGGCGGCCGGCATGCCGAGGAAGATCCGGAGTCCAGGTCGCAGGCGTACCTGGGAGCAGTGCTGGACCAGTGCCAGGCCGGGGATCTGGATGCCGTCCTGCCCGAGTATCTTCACCAGATCGGCGAGTCCGTCGGAATGCTCGATGCTGGACGCGAGGTAGACACGGTGATCAGGGTCGTCGACGAGGTCGTCGCGGCGCTTTCCATCAAGACAGCCAATCAGCAGCTCCGGCCATTGACCTTCCAGGACGGCGGCGTCATGGAGGCCGAGCCCGAGAAGATGCCGTGCCGCTTCGCCCTGAGATACGGCGACGTGGCGGCCACCGACCAGGCGGAGAACCGCTCCGAGGTGGTGCGAACGGCCTTCAACTCGCCGTTCTGGCCGTTCGTGCTGGCGACGACCTCCGCCGGCCAGGAGGGCATCGACTTCCACCGGTACTGCCGCTGCGTCGTCCACTGGAATCTTCCCAGCAATCCCGTCGACCTGGAGCAGCGCGAGGGCCGGGTCCATCGGTACAAGTGTCTGGCGGTACGACAGAATGTCGCGCTCACCTGGGGCCCCGACACCAGGGTCTGGCGATCCCAGGACCCGTGGGAGACCGTGTTCAGGGTTGCCGAGGAGGATATCGCCGCATCAGGAAGGGACGATGAGATGCAACCGCTCTGGGTGTGGTCGCCGGATGCGTCCGATGCGGTCCGGATCGAACGACGCGTCCTGCCACTCCCGTTCAGCCGGGAGCAGGGGCAGTACCGTCGACTGGTCCGCATGCTCGGGAGTTATCGCATGGCCTTCGGCCAGCCACGGCAGGAGGAGCTGCTTGCGGTTCTTGGCCCGGATGCCGGCGACGACGTCGATCTGACACGGGCTGCGATGATCGACCTGACACCACACGGCCGACAGCTTTCCTGCGGTCACAGGCCGGCAGCCGTCACATGCAGCGCGGTCACCTCGCCCCTCACAGTGCGGACGCGGACCGTCCGCGGACAGGACGTCTACGGGGTGCGGGCCGCAAGGCCTGTGAGGTAG
- a CDS encoding TetR/AcrR family transcriptional regulator: MTDRRTRIAEAGIRILAARGARALTHLNVDRDLGLAEGSTSYYARTRRDLIVLVVDRLATRTGDDLAAHDVPGDLTPRTAARLVVAGLDDTMRRADDHRARLILLLECHADPELRASLATRPRMREKFARTATSMLRKLNVDDPDVHAQDLAGLVDALLMQRIVRAAPIDEEDIIAAYLTGLAARTP; this comes from the coding sequence GTGACCGATCGTCGGACCCGGATCGCCGAGGCAGGCATCCGAATCCTCGCCGCACGAGGGGCCCGCGCCCTCACGCATCTGAACGTCGACCGGGACCTCGGCCTGGCCGAGGGATCGACCTCGTACTACGCCCGCACGCGACGCGACCTCATCGTCCTCGTCGTCGACCGTCTCGCCACGCGCACCGGCGATGACCTGGCCGCGCACGACGTCCCCGGGGACCTCACGCCGCGGACCGCGGCACGGCTGGTCGTGGCGGGCCTCGATGACACCATGCGGCGGGCCGACGACCACCGGGCCAGGCTCATCCTCCTCCTGGAGTGCCACGCCGACCCCGAACTCCGCGCCTCCCTCGCCACCCGGCCACGGATGCGCGAAAAGTTCGCCCGGACGGCGACCTCGATGCTCCGGAAATTGAACGTCGACGATCCCGACGTTCACGCCCAGGACCTGGCGGGTCTCGTCGACGCGCTGCTCATGCAGCGGATCGTCCGAGCCGCGCCCATCGACGAGGAGGACATCATCGCCGCCTACCTCACAGGCCTTGCGGCCCGCACCCCGTAG
- a CDS encoding PEP/pyruvate-binding domain-containing protein, whose translation MIVWFDEIRAADTELVGGKAANLGECARSGLPVLPGFCLSTEAYREATAAIAEELVADVTREDPASARQRILNLALPASVEAAIRDACARLGGGPMAVRSSATAEDLAGASFAGQQDTYLGMRGATPSWTQGAAPEAGARYAFALMLATAVLASAATALLNRRRHPC comes from the coding sequence ATGATCGTCTGGTTCGATGAGATCAGGGCAGCTGACACGGAGCTGGTGGGCGGCAAGGCCGCGAACCTGGGCGAGTGCGCGCGGAGCGGGCTGCCGGTGCTGCCGGGGTTCTGCCTGAGCACCGAGGCGTACAGGGAGGCGACCGCAGCCATCGCGGAGGAGCTGGTCGCCGACGTCACCCGGGAGGATCCCGCGTCGGCGCGACAACGGATTCTGAACCTGGCTCTCCCGGCATCCGTGGAGGCGGCGATCCGCGACGCCTGTGCCCGGCTGGGCGGCGGGCCGATGGCGGTGCGGTCGTCGGCGACGGCGGAGGACCTGGCCGGGGCGAGTTTCGCCGGCCAGCAGGACACCTACCTCGGGATGAGGGGGGCGACGCCGTCCTGGACGCAGGGCGCCGCGCCCGAGGCCGGGGCCCGGTACGCCTTCGCCCTCATGCTCGCCACAGCAGTTCTCGCATCGGCGGCCACAGCGCTCCTGAACAGGCGGCGTCATCCCTGCTGA